In Pseudoalteromonas sp. MM1, a single window of DNA contains:
- a CDS encoding enoyl-CoA hydratase/isomerase family protein, with protein sequence MSVTLQITKSNVAVLVLSRVEKRNAFNSEVIHELIQCIEHANTLDIRALVLKTEGKHFSAGADLAWMKSMADNNYADNLADSMQLAKLMQVLATSPHPTICAVQGAAFGGALGLIACCDIALSKDDAQFCLSEVKLGLIPAVISPYVIKAIGERAARRYFLTAEVFDAHTAKQIGLVHQVTGNLDCALDNMLQTLIDNGPVAVKAAKSLINDVANKPINDELIELTAERIAKIRVSNEGQEGLSAFFDKRPPAWQL encoded by the coding sequence ATGTCAGTAACACTACAAATAACAAAATCTAATGTGGCTGTACTTGTTTTAAGCCGAGTTGAAAAACGTAACGCATTTAATAGTGAAGTAATCCACGAGCTTATTCAGTGCATAGAGCATGCAAATACGCTCGACATTCGCGCTTTGGTTTTAAAAACCGAAGGAAAGCATTTTTCTGCCGGTGCCGATTTAGCCTGGATGAAATCAATGGCTGATAACAATTACGCCGATAACCTTGCCGACTCCATGCAACTCGCTAAATTAATGCAGGTGTTAGCGACCTCTCCTCACCCAACTATATGTGCTGTACAAGGCGCTGCGTTTGGCGGCGCTCTGGGCTTAATTGCTTGTTGCGATATTGCCCTAAGTAAAGATGACGCCCAGTTTTGCTTAAGTGAAGTGAAATTAGGACTTATCCCTGCGGTAATTAGCCCCTATGTAATTAAAGCCATTGGTGAGCGCGCTGCGCGTCGCTACTTTTTAACCGCCGAGGTGTTTGATGCCCACACAGCAAAACAAATTGGTTTGGTTCATCAGGTCACCGGTAATTTAGATTGTGCGCTTGATAACATGCTGCAAACATTAATCGATAACGGCCCTGTCGCTGTAAAAGCCGCTAAATCATTAATAAACGATGTAGCAAATAAGCCAATTAACGATGAACTTATTGAGCTCACGGCCGAACGTATTGCAAAAATTCGTGTATCAAATGAAGGCCAAGAAGGGCTAAGTGCCTTTTTTGATAAACGCCCACCCGCTTGGCAACTGTAG
- a CDS encoding CoA transferase subunit B has translation MALSREQVAMRVAQELKDGYYVNLGIGIPTLVANYVPEGIEVMLQSENGLLGMGPYPTKAELDADMINAGKETVTAATGAAIFNSADSFAMIRGGHVDLTVLGAFEVDQNGNIASWMIPKKLIKGMGGAMDLVAGAKNIVVTMTHASKHGDSKLLENCSLPLTGVNCVKKIVTDLAVLEVKDGAFHLLERAPGVSVDEIISKTAGKLLVDGEVPEMVF, from the coding sequence ATGGCATTATCACGTGAACAAGTTGCAATGCGCGTTGCACAAGAACTTAAGGACGGCTACTACGTTAATTTAGGCATAGGAATTCCGACACTCGTCGCAAACTATGTACCTGAAGGTATTGAAGTTATGTTACAGTCCGAAAATGGCTTGTTAGGTATGGGTCCCTACCCAACAAAAGCAGAATTAGACGCCGATATGATCAACGCGGGTAAAGAAACCGTGACAGCTGCAACAGGCGCAGCCATATTTAATAGTGCAGATAGTTTTGCCATGATACGGGGTGGTCATGTAGACTTAACCGTTCTGGGTGCATTTGAAGTTGACCAGAACGGCAACATTGCGTCGTGGATGATCCCGAAAAAGCTGATTAAAGGCATGGGTGGCGCGATGGACTTAGTCGCTGGCGCGAAAAATATTGTTGTTACTATGACCCATGCAAGTAAGCATGGTGATTCTAAATTGCTAGAAAATTGCTCTTTACCCCTTACAGGCGTTAATTGCGTTAAAAAAATAGTAACAGATTTAGCCGTATTAGAAGTTAAAGACGGCGCATTTCATTTATTAGAGCGTGCTCCTGGCGTATCAGTTGATGAAATAATTAGTAAAACAGCAGGTAAACTACTTGTTGACGGTGAAGTACCAGAAATGGTTTTTTAA
- a CDS encoding carboxyl transferase domain-containing protein, giving the protein MTILKSSVNPHDPTFVQNHKNMAALVDDLQSKVATISLGGGTALKQRHEGRGKLFVRDRISTLLDEGSPFLEISQFAAFGVYEQEIACAGVVAGIGRVKGVECMIIANDATVKGGTYFPLTVKKHLRAQDIAERCHLPCIYLVDSGGANLPEQDDVFPDKLHFGRIFYNQARMSGKGIPQIAVVMGLCTAGGAYVPAMADESIIVKEQGTIFLAGPPLVKAATGEIVSAEELGGADVHCKTSGVADHFAENDEHALSIARQCIERINYTRPTTPLLEDVKPPRYDINELYGIVGTDLKKPFDVREVITRTVDDSSFDEFKRYFGETLVTGFASIYGNPVGIVANNGILFSESAQKGAHFIQLCAQRNIPLVFLQNITGFMVGKKYEAEGIAKHGAKMVMAVSCADVPKFTVLIGGSYGAGNYGMCGRAFEPTMMWMWPNARISVMGGEQAAGVMAQVKQDGLARKGHSMSEQEVNDFKKPIIDQYEEQGHPYYASARLWDDGIIDPADTRNVLGLALSAAKNAPQQDSKFGVFRM; this is encoded by the coding sequence ATGACGATATTAAAATCGAGCGTTAATCCTCACGATCCTACTTTTGTTCAAAATCACAAAAACATGGCCGCTTTAGTTGATGATTTACAAAGCAAAGTGGCCACCATCAGCTTAGGTGGCGGCACTGCGTTAAAACAGCGTCACGAAGGTCGTGGTAAATTATTTGTACGCGACCGTATTAGTACTTTACTAGATGAAGGCTCGCCATTTTTAGAAATTTCACAATTTGCTGCCTTTGGTGTGTACGAACAAGAAATTGCTTGTGCGGGTGTAGTTGCCGGTATTGGCCGTGTTAAAGGCGTTGAGTGCATGATCATCGCAAACGATGCCACAGTAAAAGGCGGTACGTACTTTCCACTTACCGTTAAAAAGCATTTACGCGCACAAGACATAGCCGAGCGCTGCCACTTACCGTGTATTTATTTAGTTGATTCGGGCGGTGCTAACCTGCCCGAGCAAGACGATGTATTCCCTGATAAATTGCATTTTGGGCGTATTTTTTATAACCAAGCCCGTATGTCGGGTAAAGGTATTCCTCAAATTGCTGTGGTAATGGGGTTATGTACCGCTGGTGGCGCCTACGTACCCGCTATGGCCGATGAAAGCATAATAGTAAAAGAGCAAGGCACTATATTTTTAGCCGGCCCGCCGCTTGTAAAAGCAGCCACAGGTGAAATAGTAAGCGCCGAAGAATTAGGCGGCGCCGATGTGCATTGTAAAACATCAGGGGTTGCCGATCACTTTGCTGAAAATGACGAGCATGCGCTGTCTATTGCGCGCCAATGTATTGAGCGTATAAATTATACGCGACCTACAACCCCTCTTTTAGAAGATGTTAAACCGCCACGTTACGATATAAACGAGCTTTATGGCATTGTAGGCACCGACCTTAAAAAACCATTTGATGTGCGTGAAGTTATTACCCGCACAGTTGATGACTCATCGTTTGATGAATTTAAACGTTACTTTGGTGAAACGTTGGTAACCGGTTTTGCCAGTATTTACGGTAACCCTGTTGGCATAGTGGCAAATAACGGCATTTTATTTAGTGAGTCGGCGCAAAAAGGCGCACACTTTATTCAACTATGTGCACAGCGCAATATTCCTTTAGTGTTTTTACAAAATATTACCGGCTTTATGGTGGGTAAAAAATACGAAGCTGAAGGCATAGCAAAGCACGGCGCAAAAATGGTGATGGCAGTGTCGTGTGCCGATGTGCCTAAATTTACGGTGCTAATTGGGGGCTCTTACGGCGCGGGTAACTATGGTATGTGTGGCCGCGCATTTGAACCAACCATGATGTGGATGTGGCCGAATGCCCGTATTTCTGTAATGGGTGGAGAGCAAGCCGCCGGTGTAATGGCACAAGTTAAGCAAGATGGCTTAGCCCGTAAAGGCCATAGCATGAGCGAGCAAGAAGTTAACGATTTTAAAAAGCCAATTATTGATCAATACGAAGAGCAAGGCCATCCGTATTACGCAAGCGCGCGCTTGTGGGATGACGGCATTATTGACCCTGCCGATACCCGTAACGTATTAGGCCTTGCCTTGAGTGCAGCTAAAAATGCACCACAGCAAGACTCTAAATTTGGCGTATTTAGAATGTAA
- a CDS encoding LysR family transcriptional regulator, with protein sequence MQTPIRGLRSFCFAAKSLSFKHAAKELYLTPSAVSHQIKQLEEQLGIELFQRQTRSISLTAAGKNFFDAISPIIYTLENTINEFSQLQQNTNITITLPEFFASELLMPKLSEWTSEHPNINLQMDTLKTRKELTRHSDLSIVLSSSKPTEGLTTELFNLEYIPACNEKLLKQWKDDHCQALNQVPLILHKARPWAWHQWAEKAGIDDFSPTQIIQIDSMFGVARAAQQGIGISLIPLPISQSWFDEKWLYKLFQQPLTTKDKYYLVQHEANTPNPALDLFAKWVVSTFRKIQS encoded by the coding sequence ATGCAAACTCCTATTCGAGGCCTCCGCTCTTTTTGCTTTGCAGCAAAAAGCTTAAGTTTTAAACATGCAGCTAAAGAGCTGTACTTAACGCCCTCTGCGGTTAGCCATCAAATAAAACAACTTGAAGAACAACTAGGCATTGAGTTATTTCAGCGCCAAACTCGCTCAATTAGTTTAACCGCTGCGGGTAAAAACTTTTTTGATGCCATTTCGCCTATTATTTATACCCTTGAAAACACCATCAATGAATTTAGTCAGTTGCAACAAAATACCAATATAACTATTACGCTGCCTGAATTTTTTGCCAGTGAGCTACTCATGCCTAAATTAAGTGAGTGGACATCTGAGCACCCTAATATAAACCTGCAAATGGATACGCTTAAAACACGTAAAGAGCTTACGCGCCATAGTGACTTATCGATTGTTTTATCATCGAGTAAACCCACTGAGGGCCTTACTACTGAATTATTTAATTTAGAGTATATTCCTGCTTGTAACGAAAAATTATTAAAACAGTGGAAAGACGATCATTGCCAAGCATTAAATCAAGTTCCTTTAATCCTTCACAAAGCAAGGCCGTGGGCATGGCACCAATGGGCTGAAAAAGCAGGTATAGATGACTTTTCGCCTACGCAAATCATACAAATTGATAGTATGTTTGGGGTCGCTCGTGCAGCGCAACAGGGCATTGGCATTTCACTTATACCGCTGCCTATTAGCCAAAGTTGGTTTGATGAAAAATGGCTTTATAAGCTATTTCAACAGCCTCTTACAACTAAAGATAAATACTACTTAGTACAACACGAGGCTAATACGCCAAATCCTGCATTAGACCTATTTGCTAAGTGGGTGGTATCTACTTTTAGAAAAATTCAAAGTTAA
- a CDS encoding hydroxymethylglutaryl-CoA lyase, whose amino-acid sequence MTAFPKKVRIVEMGARDGLQNEKAVPTKDKIALINALSDAGLKDIEAGAFVSPKWVPQMADSADVIKALDLPHVNLSALTPNLKGAQAALDAGVKEFAIFTAASESFCQKNINCSIDESIERFSEVMAFAKANNIRVRGYVSCIAGCPYEGDIAPQKVLEVTQKLLALGCYEVSLGDTVGVGTANKITEVLSLLLQHINKTKLAIHFHDTYGQALTNIYAALSLGIATIDAAVAGLGGCPYAKGASGNVATEDVVYLLNGLGIEHGIDLQRLSNAGWQITQALGKAPVSKVAIALHNTQK is encoded by the coding sequence ATGACTGCTTTTCCTAAAAAAGTACGTATTGTAGAAATGGGTGCCCGCGATGGTCTGCAAAACGAAAAAGCCGTACCTACAAAAGATAAAATTGCCTTAATTAATGCACTCAGTGATGCAGGCTTAAAAGATATAGAAGCAGGGGCATTTGTATCACCTAAATGGGTGCCACAAATGGCCGACTCAGCCGACGTGATAAAAGCACTTGATTTACCCCATGTAAATTTAAGTGCCCTTACGCCTAATTTAAAAGGTGCTCAAGCTGCCCTAGATGCAGGTGTTAAGGAATTTGCTATTTTTACTGCTGCAAGCGAATCGTTTTGCCAAAAAAACATAAACTGCAGCATTGATGAAAGTATTGAGCGCTTTAGTGAAGTAATGGCGTTTGCAAAAGCCAATAATATACGCGTGCGTGGTTATGTAAGCTGCATTGCCGGTTGCCCATACGAAGGTGACATAGCGCCACAAAAAGTGCTTGAAGTAACACAAAAACTACTTGCACTTGGCTGTTATGAGGTAAGCCTTGGCGATACTGTAGGAGTTGGTACCGCCAATAAAATTACCGAGGTGTTATCTTTATTATTACAGCACATAAATAAGACGAAATTAGCAATTCACTTCCATGATACTTATGGTCAAGCGCTCACAAATATTTACGCAGCACTGAGCTTAGGTATAGCCACCATTGACGCTGCCGTTGCAGGCCTTGGCGGGTGCCCTTATGCTAAGGGTGCGTCAGGAAATGTTGCCACTGAAGATGTTGTTTACTTACTCAATGGGCTTGGCATAGAGCATGGAATTGATTTACAAAGGTTAAGTAACGCAGGTTGGCAAATTACGCAAGCACTTGGCAAAGCCCCTGTAAGTAAAGTGGCAATTGCACTGCACAACACACAAAAATAA
- a CDS encoding acetyl/propionyl/methylcrotonyl-CoA carboxylase subunit alpha, producing the protein MNTHTLKKILIANRGEIACRVMRSAKQMGLTTVAVYSDADKHAQHVKMADEAYHIGPAPSKDSYLVADKILQVAKNAGADCIHPGYGFLSENSEFAKACEANNIAFIGPLASSIEAMGSKTRAKEIMAAANVPLVPGYYGDNQDPAFLQSEAEKIGYPVLIKAAFGGGGKGMRVVEQANDFINALEGAQREAIAGFGNDLVLLERYVDQPRHVEVQVFADNHGNCVYLGDRDCSLQRRHQKVIEEAPAPGLSDELRKEMGEAAVRCALAINYRGAGTVEFLLCGDEFFFMEMNTRLQVEHPVTEMVTGVDLVSWQINIAAGQTLPLTQSDIELQGHSFEARIYAEDPANDFIPCSGTIEALSTPLNSEFVRIDTGIAQGDEISPFYDPMIAKLIVHDDNREQALSRLRQALEQFHLAGFSTNIGFLHNLASHPTFAQGAPSTHFIAEQGDALVSVNSIALEKAHVIAAFAYLESLSAKNETVQSASPWQQLSGFTLNAPQKINIPFTDLPINAVKTKTGYVINHNEELFEVMGELNQNQCCVFINGEKFTAHVSHIDNSISVMFAALQIKLTLNTKHYISSHESDALPLAAPLNGTVVKHLVEVGSTLTKGDAVVIIEAMKMEYTLSAPHDGILQSYCFAEGELVTHGALLAIVEDTTAQEAS; encoded by the coding sequence ATGAACACACACACTTTAAAAAAGATACTCATTGCCAACCGTGGTGAAATTGCATGCCGTGTAATGCGAAGTGCAAAACAAATGGGCCTAACAACAGTGGCTGTTTATTCTGACGCCGACAAACATGCACAACACGTAAAAATGGCTGATGAGGCCTACCACATTGGCCCAGCACCAAGTAAAGACTCATACCTAGTCGCCGACAAAATTTTGCAAGTAGCTAAAAATGCAGGCGCTGACTGTATTCATCCTGGTTATGGATTTTTATCTGAAAACAGCGAATTTGCTAAAGCCTGTGAAGCAAACAATATTGCGTTTATTGGCCCACTAGCAAGCAGCATAGAGGCTATGGGCTCTAAAACCCGCGCCAAAGAAATAATGGCCGCTGCCAATGTACCATTAGTGCCTGGGTATTATGGTGATAACCAAGACCCTGCTTTTTTACAATCTGAGGCTGAAAAAATTGGCTATCCCGTGCTAATTAAAGCTGCCTTTGGCGGCGGCGGTAAAGGCATGCGCGTAGTTGAGCAAGCCAACGATTTTATAAATGCACTTGAGGGCGCACAACGTGAAGCAATAGCCGGTTTTGGAAACGACTTAGTACTACTTGAGCGCTACGTTGACCAGCCTCGCCATGTTGAAGTACAGGTATTTGCCGATAACCACGGTAACTGTGTTTATTTAGGGGATCGTGATTGTTCCCTGCAGCGCCGTCATCAAAAAGTTATTGAAGAAGCGCCAGCGCCTGGTTTAAGCGATGAACTACGCAAAGAAATGGGGGAAGCCGCAGTACGCTGCGCCCTGGCTATAAATTACAGAGGTGCAGGTACCGTTGAGTTTTTGCTGTGCGGTGATGAGTTTTTCTTTATGGAAATGAACACACGCCTGCAAGTAGAACACCCAGTGACAGAAATGGTAACTGGTGTAGATTTAGTGAGTTGGCAAATTAATATTGCCGCTGGGCAAACACTGCCACTTACGCAATCAGATATAGAACTCCAAGGCCACAGCTTTGAAGCACGTATTTATGCAGAAGATCCAGCTAACGACTTTATTCCCTGCTCGGGCACAATAGAAGCGTTGAGCACACCACTTAACAGTGAGTTTGTACGTATTGATACCGGTATTGCACAAGGCGATGAAATAAGCCCGTTTTACGACCCTATGATTGCAAAGCTGATTGTGCATGATGATAACCGAGAGCAAGCATTATCGCGTTTACGCCAAGCACTTGAGCAATTTCACTTAGCGGGTTTTAGCACTAACATTGGCTTTTTACATAACTTAGCAAGCCACCCTACGTTTGCTCAAGGTGCGCCAAGTACCCACTTTATTGCTGAGCAAGGTGATGCATTGGTGAGTGTTAATAGCATTGCCCTTGAAAAAGCACACGTAATTGCAGCCTTTGCTTATCTTGAATCGCTTAGCGCTAAAAACGAAACTGTTCAAAGTGCAAGCCCTTGGCAGCAACTCAGTGGTTTTACACTTAATGCACCGCAAAAAATAAATATTCCATTTACAGATTTACCTATAAACGCCGTTAAAACTAAAACAGGCTATGTCATTAACCATAATGAAGAACTGTTTGAGGTTATGGGTGAACTAAACCAAAACCAATGCTGCGTGTTTATTAATGGCGAAAAATTTACCGCCCATGTAAGCCACATTGATAACAGTATTAGCGTGATGTTTGCTGCGCTGCAAATCAAGCTTACTCTAAATACTAAACATTACATTAGCAGCCACGAAAGTGACGCCCTACCACTTGCAGCGCCACTTAATGGCACAGTAGTTAAGCACTTAGTTGAAGTAGGAAGCACTTTAACCAAAGGCGATGCGGTTGTTATTATTGAAGCCATGAAAATGGAATACACACTGAGCGCTCCGCACGATGGTATTTTACAAAGTTATTGTTTTGCCGAGGGCGAACTTGTAACCCATGGTGCCCTACTTGCTATTGTAGAAGATACCACGGCGCAGGAGGCATCGTGA
- a CDS encoding CoA transferase subunit A, protein MAGFDKVVSSYEAAMAGLKDGDTVIAGGFGLCGIPEGLIKQIKQMKTKELTVVSNNCGVDDFGLGILLKDKQIKKVIASYVGENALFEQQLLSGEIDVELTPQGTLAEKMRAGGAGIPAFYTATGYGTPVAEGKEVKEFNGRPYILEESITGEFAIVKAWKADRYGNLVFRHTAMNFNPMAATAGKITVAEVEEIVEPGELEPSQIHTPGIFVNRVIKGNFEKRIERVTTRD, encoded by the coding sequence ATGGCCGGTTTTGATAAAGTAGTTTCTAGTTACGAAGCTGCAATGGCAGGTTTAAAAGATGGCGATACCGTAATTGCTGGTGGTTTTGGCTTATGCGGCATTCCTGAAGGCTTAATTAAACAAATTAAACAAATGAAAACCAAAGAGCTAACAGTGGTTTCTAATAACTGCGGTGTAGATGACTTTGGATTGGGTATTTTACTTAAAGACAAACAAATAAAAAAAGTGATTGCCTCATACGTTGGCGAAAACGCCCTATTCGAGCAACAACTTCTTAGCGGCGAAATAGATGTAGAGCTTACCCCACAAGGCACGCTTGCTGAAAAAATGCGTGCAGGTGGTGCAGGTATCCCAGCTTTTTATACCGCTACAGGTTACGGTACCCCTGTAGCTGAAGGTAAAGAAGTAAAAGAGTTTAACGGTCGCCCTTATATTTTAGAAGAGTCTATAACGGGTGAATTTGCCATTGTAAAAGCATGGAAAGCCGACCGATACGGTAATTTAGTATTTAGGCACACCGCTATGAACTTTAACCCTATGGCGGCAACCGCAGGTAAAATTACCGTTGCCGAAGTAGAGGAAATTGTAGAGCCCGGTGAACTTGAGCCTAGCCAAATTCATACCCCAGGTATTTTTGTAAATCGCGTTATTAAAGGCAACTTTGAAAAACGCATTGAACGTGTAACAACACGAGATTAA